The following are from one region of the Macaca thibetana thibetana isolate TM-01 chromosome 2, ASM2454274v1, whole genome shotgun sequence genome:
- the RPL15 gene encoding 60S ribosomal protein L15 has product MGAYKYIQELWRKKQSDVMRFLLRVRCWQYRQLSALHRAPRPTRPDKARRLGYKAKQGYVIYRIRVRRGGRKRPVPKGATYGKPVHHGVNQLKFARSLQSVAEERAGRHCGALRVLNSYWVGEDSTYKFFEVILIDPFHKAIRRNPDTQWITKPVHKHREMRGLTSAGRKSRGLGKGHKFHHTIGGSRRAAWRRRNTLQLHRYR; this is encoded by the exons ATGGGTGCATACAAGTACATTCAGGAGCTATGGAGAAAGAAGCAGTCTGATGTCATGCGCTTTCTTCTGAGGGTCCGCTGCTGGCAGTACCGCCAGCTCTCTGCTCTCCACAGGGCTCCCCGCCCCACCCGGCCTGATAAAGCGCGCCGACTGGGCTACAAGGCCAAGCAAG gtTACGTTATATATAGGATTCGTGTTCGCCGTGGTGGCCGAAAACGCCCAGTTCCTAAGGGTGCAACTTATGGCAAGCCTGTCCATCATGGTGTTAACCAGCTAAAGTTTGCTCGGAGCCTTCAGTCCGTTGCAGAG GAGCGAGCTGGACGCCACTGTGGGGCTCTGAGAGTCCTGAATTCTTACTGGGTTGGAGAAGATTCCACATACAAATTTTTTGAGGTTATCCTCATTGATCCATTCCATAAAGCTATCAGAAGAAATCCTGACACCCAATGGATCACCAAACCAGTCCACAAGCACAGGGAGATGCGTGGGCTGACATCTGCGGGCCGAAAGAGCCGTGGCCTTGGAAAGGGCCATAAGTTCCACCACACTATTGGTGGTTCTCGCCGGGCAGCTTGGAGAAGGCGCAATACTCTCCAGCTCCACCGTTACCGCTAA